A region of Haloplanus sp. XH21 DNA encodes the following proteins:
- a CDS encoding DUF6166 domain-containing protein has translation MSRDVPTETRGLSGETLDERPPITGDRGRSPTAKNTVYRGHRDPAAPVGEEVEVTADGEPLDCRYDLLSASPSGLEFGYGGSGPAQLAVAMLAHAFDDEFACEYYQRFKHEVVANLPEEGWTLTKTDLDEWRREMIADA, from the coding sequence ATGAGCCGTGATGTTCCAACCGAAACCAGGGGGTTGAGCGGAGAAACCCTCGATGAACGCCCCCCAATTACGGGTGATCGCGGTAGGTCACCAACGGCGAAGAACACAGTCTACAGGGGTCATCGTGATCCGGCCGCACCGGTCGGTGAAGAGGTTGAGGTAACGGCTGATGGTGAGCCGCTGGACTGTCGGTACGATCTGCTCAGCGCCAGTCCCTCCGGACTGGAGTTTGGTTACGGTGGCTCGGGCCCCGCCCAGTTGGCGGTGGCGATGCTGGCTCACGCGTTCGATGATGAGTTCGCCTGCGAGTACTACCAGCGGTTCAAGCACGAGGTTGTAGCGAACCTTCCCGAGGAAGGATGGACACTGACGAAGACCGACCTCGACGAGTGGCGTCGGGAGATGATCGCCGATGCTTGA
- a CDS encoding winged helix-turn-helix domain-containing protein, with product MTSADNRVLEFLDEKDIVATPHVISANIDYSQQYVNERLRILEHNNLVENTGGALYRITDRGRAYLAGELNADDLPPKHEQ from the coding sequence ATGACCAGCGCCGATAATCGCGTCCTTGAGTTTCTCGATGAGAAGGACATCGTCGCCACGCCGCACGTTATCTCCGCGAACATTGACTACTCTCAGCAGTACGTCAACGAACGTCTCCGTATTCTGGAGCACAACAATCTCGTCGAGAACACTGGTGGTGCGTTGTACCGGATTACCGACCGGGGCCGGGCTTATCTCGCTGGCGAACTCAACGCCGACGACCTGCCGCCGAAGCACGAACAGTAA
- a CDS encoding tyrosine-type recombinase/integrase, whose amino-acid sequence MVEDYHDFKKEVLSWLATYGKHPEKGQGLAQSTLQSTHYKLEIVFRWLWEDEDAYTTALTPDHADRFIRLLNRSDEMADSSVLHYGKAVQRLFKYQNHIHGTDYDWEPKPELSQATGDERDYLRRTAFKPLYQAALEYNSVKSYHSEMSTEERDRLKTHVSQRLGVPKSEVGPEHFEQANSWKEPSIIAVTLDTGLRPIEVGRASTDWVNLENNELNIPKDESTKNEAHWNCSIKKRTSRVLKRWLEERATYDKYNDRNELWLTKQGSKYSSKSCNYLLSRLVDEGDLPIPEHKEITWYSIRHGVATYWANHIGPHHAKEQLRHKSVTTTMKYLHSDAETRNDAAEQIW is encoded by the coding sequence ATGGTCGAGGACTACCACGACTTCAAGAAGGAAGTTCTCTCGTGGCTCGCCACATACGGGAAGCACCCAGAGAAAGGTCAGGGCCTCGCACAGAGCACCCTTCAGTCAACACACTACAAGCTGGAGATCGTCTTTCGGTGGCTCTGGGAGGACGAAGACGCCTACACGACAGCCCTCACACCGGATCACGCTGACCGCTTCATCCGCCTCCTCAATCGCTCAGACGAGATGGCCGACTCCAGCGTGCTTCACTACGGGAAAGCTGTACAACGGCTATTCAAGTACCAGAACCACATCCACGGCACCGATTACGACTGGGAGCCGAAACCCGAGCTGAGTCAGGCAACCGGTGACGAACGTGATTACCTTCGCCGGACAGCGTTCAAGCCACTCTATCAGGCCGCGCTGGAATACAACTCTGTCAAGAGCTATCACAGTGAAATGTCCACCGAGGAGCGTGATCGGCTGAAGACACACGTCTCCCAGCGCCTCGGTGTCCCCAAGTCCGAGGTCGGCCCTGAACACTTCGAACAGGCGAACTCGTGGAAGGAGCCATCGATCATCGCGGTGACGCTGGACACTGGACTCCGTCCCATCGAAGTCGGTCGAGCCAGCACGGACTGGGTCAATCTTGAGAATAACGAGCTCAACATCCCCAAGGACGAGTCCACGAAGAACGAAGCCCACTGGAACTGCTCGATCAAGAAGCGTACGTCACGAGTCCTCAAGCGGTGGTTAGAGGAGCGAGCAACGTACGACAAGTACAACGATCGGAACGAACTCTGGCTCACGAAGCAAGGGAGCAAGTACAGTTCGAAGTCGTGTAACTATCTACTGAGCCGTCTGGTTGACGAGGGAGATCTCCCCATTCCGGAGCACAAGGAGATCACGTGGTACTCGATTCGTCATGGGGTAGCAACCTACTGGGCGAACCACATCGGCCCACATCACGCAAAGGAACAGCTTCGTCACAAGAGCGTCACTACGACGATGAAGTACCTTCACTCCGACGCTGAAACTCGCAACGACGCCGCCGAGCAGATCTGGTAG
- a CDS encoding DUF7114 family protein produces MDNAVRARRVARDALADIEPERLRGVIRERLDDASMTPSVLTLVSARALDATVDAESVAERGAGVQLIYEGLRLTRSLAHAEPWVDGEAAAARRADLDILAADVLVSRGFYLLARTETAGRAVEVVRAFGRDQTRRREADADRGALDRNLEADVFELAVAAGATAAGVDPGDDLLDYAAGLARTLDGSDLPPPDAALPETTADRILSLVDGDATAATDP; encoded by the coding sequence ATGGACAACGCCGTTCGGGCCCGGCGTGTCGCCCGTGACGCCCTCGCTGATATCGAACCCGAACGCCTCCGGGGCGTGATTCGGGAGCGACTCGACGACGCCTCCATGACGCCCAGCGTCCTGACGCTGGTCAGCGCTCGCGCGCTGGACGCCACCGTCGACGCCGAGAGCGTCGCCGAACGCGGTGCTGGCGTCCAGCTCATCTACGAGGGGCTCCGACTCACCCGGTCGCTCGCCCACGCCGAACCCTGGGTCGACGGCGAGGCGGCGGCCGCCCGGCGGGCCGACTTGGATATCCTCGCCGCCGATGTCCTCGTCTCGCGGGGGTTCTACCTCCTCGCCCGAACCGAAACCGCCGGTCGCGCCGTCGAGGTGGTCCGGGCGTTCGGCCGGGATCAGACCCGCCGGCGCGAGGCCGACGCGGACCGTGGGGCCCTCGACCGGAACCTCGAAGCCGACGTCTTCGAACTCGCCGTCGCCGCCGGCGCGACCGCCGCTGGCGTCGACCCCGGAGACGACCTGCTCGACTACGCCGCGGGCCTCGCTCGCACCCTCGACGGATCCGACCTGCCGCCGCCCGACGCGGCGCTGCCGGAGACGACTGCCGACCGCATCCTCTCGCTCGTCGACGGGGATGCGACCGCCGCCACGGACCCCTAA